Below is a window of Aeromonas veronii DNA.
AGCGCAACAACGTTGTTGTTTCCCGTCGTGCCGTGATCGAGACCGAGAACACCTCCGAGCGCGAAAGCCTGCTGGCTAACCTGCAAGAAGGTCAAGAAGTTAAGGGTATCGTCAAGAACCTGACCGACTACGGTGCATTCGTAGATCTGGGCGGTGTTGACGGCCTGCTGCACATCACCGACATGGCGTGGAAGCGCGTTAAGCATCCTTCCGAAATCGTCAACGTTGGCGACGAGATTGCTGTCAAGGTTCTGAAGTTCGACCGCGAGCGTACCCGTGTATCCCTGGGTCTGAAGCAGCTGGGCGAAGATCCCTGGGTTGCTATCGCCAAGCGTTACCCGGAGACCACCCGTCTGTCTGGCCGCGTGACCAACCTGACCGACTATGGCTGCTTCGTTGAAATCGAAGAAGGCGTTGAAGGCCTGGTACACGTATCCGAGATGGATTGGACCAACAAGAACATCCACCCGTCCAAAGTTGTTAACGTTGGCGACGTGGTTGACGTGATGGTTCTGGACATCGACGAAGAGCGTCGTCGTATCTCCCTGGGTCTGAAGCAGTGCAAATCCAACCCGTGGCAGCTGTTTGCCGAAACTCACGCCAAAGGCGACCGTGTTTCCGGCAAGATCAAGTCCATCACTGACTTCGGTATCTTCATCGGTCTGGATGGCGGCATCGACGGCCTGGTTCACCTGTCTGACATCTCCTGGAACAACCAGGGCGAAGAAGCCGTGCGTGAATTCAAGAAAGGCGACGAGATCGAAGCCGTTGTTCTGCAAGTGGATCCGGAGCGTGAGCGCATCTCCCTGGGTGTCAAGCAGATCGAAGAAGACCCGTTCAACAAGTACCTGGCTGACAACAAGAAAGGTGCTATCGTGAAGGGTAAGGTTACCGAGGTTGATGCCAAAGGTGCCGTTATCGAACTGGCTGACGGCGTAGAAGGCTACCTGCGTGCCTCCGATGCTGCTCGTGACCGTGTAGAAGACGCCACTCTGGTGCTGTCTGTTGGTGACGAAGTAGAAGCTAAATTCATGGGCGTTGATCGTAAGAACCGCACCGTAAGCCTGTCTGTCCGTGCTAAGGACGAGGCTGATGAGCGTGTTGCTATCGATAGCCTGAACCAACAAGAAGAAGTTGTGTTCAGCAATGCTATGATGGAAGCGTTCAAAGCCGCCAAGGGTGAGTAATCCTTGATGCAAGAAAAGGGCGGCATTGCGCCGCCCTTTTTTATCCTGGCAAAAATGACTATTGCATGTGATCGGGGAAGGAGATTTAACGTTATGACCAAATCAGATCTCATCGAACAACTGGCATCCAGCCGCATGCATATGCCGGCCAAGGATGTCGAAGCCGCCATCAAGGAGATCCTTGAGCAGATGGCATCGACCTTGCAAAACGGCGACCGGATTGAAATCCGCGGATTTGGCAGTTTTTCACTGCACTATCGTGCGCCCAGAGTGGGCCGCAACCCCAAGACTGGGGACAAGGTTGAACTGACCGGGAAATATGTCCCTCACTTCAAACCTGGTAAAGAGTTGCGCGAGCGCGTCAACATCGCTGAATAATGCAGAAATGGGCATACCTCGGGTATGCCTTTTTTGTTTGTGGCACTGATTCCTGTGCCAATCGTCTTGTTTCTTAAACTCTTTTCCCATTCACTCTAGAGTCTGCCTGTGATTTTAAGGATAATCAGCCTCTCATTAGATACTGACAGGGAGCTCATATGAAGCGTATTTTGGCCCTCATTCCGCTGGTGCTGGTGTTTGTTCTGACCTTGGCGCTGGGCTCACAAAATGGCCAGCTGGTTCAGTTCAATTACCTGATCGCTCAGGGTGAGTTCTCACTCGCGATGTTGTTGGGTTTCTTCTTCGCTGGTGGTTTTTTGCTGGGCTGGCTGGTCTTCGGCCTGCTGTTCCTGCGCCTGAAAATGCAAAACCGCACCCTCAACCGCACCATGCGTCGTCAATCTCGCGAGTTGGAGCTGGCCCGGTCACCGGGTAAGGAATAATGTTCCTCAATGCTTGAACTGCTTTTCCTGCTGTTGCCCATCGCAGCCGGTTACGGCTGGTACATGGGTCGCAGGAGTGTTCGCCAGGACACCCAGAAACAGAGTAACCAGTTTTCCCGCCAGTATGTGGCGGGCCTCAACTATTTGCTGTCCGATGAATCCGACAAGGCGGTGGATCTCTTTATCCAGCTGCTTGAGGTGGACAGTGAAACCATCGAAACACACCTCTCCCTCGGCAACCTGTTTCGCCAGCGGGGGGAGGTCGATCGTGCCATCAAGATCCACCAGAACCTGGTGAGCCGCCAACTGACCCTGGAGCAGCGTCAGCTTGCTTTGCAGGAGCTGGCGCGCGACTTTCTGGCTGCCGGTCTGCTCGATCGGGCCGAAGCACTCTGGAATGAGCTGTGTGACGACAGCGATTTTGAGGAGACGGCGCTGGCACAGCTGTTGATCATCCATCAGCAGCTGCGGGATTGGGACAAGGCCATCGATGTGGCGGTTCGTCTGCAAAAATTCCAGGGCAAGAAGCTGGCCGGCCCCATTTCCCACTTCTATTGTGAACAAGCCGAGATCGCGCTGCGGGACGGCAATAAAGGGGAAGGGCTCGCCAAGCTCAAACGGGCGCTCAGTATCAATCCGGCCTGTGCCCGGGCCAGTTTGCGTCTTGCTGAGCTCGCCATGGCAGCGGGGGAGTATGAGCAGGCCAGCAAGGAGTTGCTGCGGGTGTTCGAGCAGGATATCGACTTTGCGTCTGAGGCAATGCCCAAATTGCTCGAGTGCTATCAGCAGCTGGGCCGCACGCCAGCGTTGATCCCGCTGCTTGAAAAGGCGGTGGAAGATCACGCCGGCGTCAGCGTGACCCTTGCCCTTGCCAAGCTGGTTGAAGAGCGTGATGGCCTGAGCCAGGCTCGTTCACTGGTGCTGCGTCAGCTGCGTCGTCATCCGTCGATGAAAGGTTTTTACCAGTTGGTGGGTTTTCAGCTGGCCAGTGCGGAGGAGGGGCCTGCCAAGGAGAGCCTCGAACTGTTGCAGCAGCTGGTCGGCGAGCAGATCAAAATCAAGTCAACCCACAAGTGTCGGCAGTGCGGCTTTGCCACTCACTCGTTGTTCTGGCAGTGCCCGTCTTGTCGCCAGTGGGGTTCCATCAAGCCGATCCGTGGTCTGGACGGTGAATAACAAGCAATAGGATGTGAGATGCAAGATCCCAAAGTACTGGTAGCGCTGGATTATCAGCACGAGGCAGCTGCCTTAGCGTTTGTTGAACGTATCTCTCCGGCCCAGTGCCGTCTCAAGGTGGGCAAGGAGATGTTTACCCTGTTTGGCCCGCAGTTTGTACGCCAGCTGGTGGCCAAGGGATTCGATGTCTTTCTGGATCTGAAATTTCACGATATTCCCAATACCGTTGCCAAAGCGGTGGCAGCCAGTGCCGAACTCGGTGTCTGGATGGTCAACGTGCATGCCAGTGGTGGTGAGCGGATGATGCGCGCTGCCAAAGAGGCGCTACTGCCTTATGGCGACAAGGCGCCGCTGCTGATTGGGGTCACCGTGCTGACCAGCATGGAGCAGTCCGACATGATCCCCCTCGGTCTGGATGTGAGCCCCGCCGAGCAGGTGATCCGGCTGGCTACCTTGACCAAGGCATCCGGTCTGGATGGGGTGGTCTGCTCTGCCAACGAGGCCCATGAGCTGAAAGCCTTGCTGGGCGCCGAGTTCAAGCTGGTGACCCCGGGCATTCGCCCGACCGGTGCAGCGGCCGGGGATCAACGCCGGGTGATGACACCCAAAGCGGCGGTCGAAGCGGGCGCCGATTATCTGGTTATCGGTCGCCCCATTACCCAGGCTGCCGATCCGGCCGCCATGCTGGCCAGCATCAATGCCGAGCTGGCTGGTGCGTAACAGGCGCACTCAATGAGACGTTAGTGATACAGGGTGCAGGCCGAGCAACAGGCCTGCACCAGCCCCGATAAGATGAGAACCTATGTGTACCCTGGCATTGATCAGGGTGGCGATCGGGCTCTCTCCTGCGTTGTAGACGTCCATCACCAGCTTGAGCCCCATCCCTGCTAGCAGCAGCCAGCCCGATGTGCGGCGTCCATGGCGAATATCCTGCATCGCCCCCCAGACAAACAGGCCATGCAGCGAGCCGGATAGCCCCATGTACCACTGGGTCTGCGGGCACCACCACCAGATCCCCAAGCCCACGGCCAACCAGAGCAGCAACATCAGCAGCGGCAGGCGAGCCTGACCCAGATAGTCGCGAAACAGGCTATAGAGGATGGCGAGGCCGCCCAGATTGAGCAGCAGGTGCCACAGATTGGTATGGGCCAGATTGCCTGTTATGATCCGCCACCCTTCGCCCCCGGCGATCAAGGGCCGATCGAAGGAGAGCTGAAGATTGGGAATGGTAAAGAAGAGGAGCAAGCTGGTGAGAGAGAGCGTGATAACCCAGAGCAATCCAGATTTGTCTGACAACATGAAACAGTCCAACGACAAGAACAGTCGATACTGTACACGTTGCACCCGAGCCCTCAAAGCCTGCCTGTGCGATTATATTGTGCCGGTTGACAACCACACGCCCCTCACCATCTTGCAGCACCCCAACGAGGTGGCACATCCCAAGGGCACCGCGGCGCTGCTGGCGGCCTCTTTGCAGCAGTGCGAGATCCATGTGGGGGAGGACTTTTCCCGCGATGAGTGGCTCAATAGGTTGCTCGCAGATCCTTCCCGTCGCTGCTATCTACTCTGGCCGGATGAGGATGCCATTGCGCTGACCGATCTGCGCCAGCAGCGGGAGAGTGAATCCTCTGGCGAAACGTCCGTCGCCTTTATCTTGCTCGATGGCACCTGGCGCAAAGCCTACCGCATGTTGCAGAGCAACCCGGCACTGGCCCGCTTACCTCGCATCGGCATTGGTGCCATTGCCGGTCAATATGCCATTCGCAAGAAACCCTTTCCCGATGCCCTCTCTACCATAGAGGCGGGCTATCACCTCTTGTCCCGGTGGGAGGGGAGGCCGGAGCGCTATGCGCCCTTGCTGACCCTGTTCAACCGGTTGAATACCCAGTGGCAGGACTTTGCCGAAGGCCGCCGCGCGTGACATTTCAAGGAGTTATCAAGATGAAAAAAGCAGTCGTGGTTTTCAGTGGCGGTCAGGACAGTACTACCTGTCTGGTGCAGGCATTGGCTCAGTATGATGAAGTGCACGCCATCACCTTCGACTATGGGCAACGCCATCGGCAAGAGATCGACACCGCGCGCCGTCTGGGCCGTGCGCTGGGGATCGCCGCCCACAAGGTGATGGATGTGACGCTGCTCAATGAGCTGGCGGTCTCTGCCCTGACCCGTGAAGACATTCCGGTCAGCTGCGAGCTGCAGGATAACGGGTTGCCCAACACCTTCGTGCCGGGCCGCAATATCCTGTTCCTGACCCTGGCCTCCATCTATGCCTATCAGGTGGGCGCTGAAGCGGTGATCACCGGGGTGTGCGAGACCGACTTCTCCGGCTATCCCGATTGCCGTGACGAGTTCGTCAAGGCCCTCAATCAGGCGGTGTCGCTGGGGCTGGATCGCGGCATCCGTTTTGAAACTCCCTTGATGTGGCTCGACAAGGCCGAGACCTGGGCGCTGGCGGATCACTATGGTCACCTCGACACGGTGCGCCAGCAGACCCTGACCTGCTACAACGGCATTGCTGGCGACGGTTGCGGCACGTGTCCGGCGTGTGAACTGCGCAGTCGCGGCCTGAACAACTATCTGGCCGACAAGGCGGGCATCCTGACCAGGCTGTTTGAGAAAACCGGGCTGGGTGAGAAAAGCGCAGAGTGAGCCTGCGTCTTGCCGTGGCTTGGGGTATAATCCGCGGCTTTTGCAACAAGCCGTGATCGAGATGCACTACCCAATCAACGAGATTTTCCAGACCATCCAGGGGGAGGGCATCTTTACCGGCCTGCCCGCCATCTTTGTTCGCCTGCAGGGTTGCCCGGTGGGCTGCCCCTGGTGCGATACCCGTCATACCTGGGTTGTTGATCCGGCTCGTGAAGTGGGTAAAGAGGCGGTGCTGGATCGCGCCAATGAATCCGATTGCTGGAGCACACTCAGCACCACGCAGATTATCAAGAGCTTTAGCGATCTGGGTTATCAGGCGCGCCATGTGGTGATCACCGGTGGCGAGCCCTGCCTCTACGATCTGCACGAACTCTCGTCAGCCTTGCTGGCGGCGGGTTATCAGGTGCAGATTGAAACCAGTGGCACCAGCGAGATCAAGACCCATGAGCAGACCTGGGTCACTGTTTCGCCCAAAATAGGCATGAAAGGGGGGCTGCCTGTGCTGGTCTCGGCGCTGGCGCGGGCCAACGAGATCAAGCATCCGGTGGCCACCGAGCACCATATTGAAGAGCTGGATGCGCTGCTCGCTACTGCGACCCTGCGCCCTGATGTGGTCATTGCCTTGCAGCCGATCAGCCAGAAGCCCAGGGCCACCCAATTGGCGATGGATACCTGTATCGCCCGTAACTGGCGACTCTCCATCCAGACTCATAAATATCTGGATATCGATTAATATGGATTGGCTCTCCGACCAGCAGGTGCTGCTGACCCTGACCAACAAGATGCTTTACGGGAAATATCAGGGGCGGCGTATCATCGATATTCCCGAGCCCTATCTGGTGTGGATGGCGCGCAGCGTTTTTCCGGCGGGTAAATTGGGCCAGACCCTGGCGTTGGCTTACGAAATCAAACTCAATGGTCTCGAGTCCATGATTATTCCCATTATTAACAGGATGTCGGTATGAGAATATATACGAGGCAGGGCGACAAGGGCATGACCCGGCTGGCCGATGGTATCTCATTGCCCAAGGATCATTTGCGGGTCGAGACCTACGGTTATATCGATGAGCTCAACTCCCATATTGGCTTGCTGATGTGTGACGTGCCGTCACAAGAGGTCGGCTTATTGGCTGATTTACAGCTGTTGCAACAGGAGTTGTTTGATCTGGGGGGCGAGTTGGCATTCTCCAGCGATGCCCAGAATGAATCGATTTGGCAGGTTAATGCCGCCTGGACTACTCGCCTTGAACAGCAGATAGATCGTTATAGCGAGCCATTGCCACCGCTGCGCCAATTTATATTACCCGGTGGTGCCCGTGCCGCGGCGCAAGCGCATGTGGTGCGAACACTGGTGCGTCATTGCGAGCGCTTGCTGCTGACCTTGAGCCGGGAAGAGCGGATCAATCCCGAGGTGCTGCCCTATTTGAACCGGATGAGTGACTGGTTCTTTACCGTTGCCCGCTATCTCATCTGCGTGGCAGAGGCGCGTGAAGTGCTGTGGGTAAAGGCAGCTGATCGCCCGCAATCGACTCTCTGAGTGGAGCCTGCGGGCTCATAGGGGCCATCTATTTTCTCGACCCGGATCAGAACCTGAGCGAGCTAGGTCGCTACCTTTGAATTGGGCACGACAGAGGGGAATGGGGTTGCCGTATCAAGGGTTTGCCCCGGCCGCCGGGTCTTGCGCTGTGAGCTGGCCCGCAATAGTGTCGCTGGTGCGGCGGAGGTGGTGATAATCCGGCGTGCTGTGGCAGGCGATGTGGTAATGTGTCGCACTTTTTTGCCGGATAGGCCGGCATTGGCCTCGTTGAAATGGGAGCCGTATGCAGAAAATCGACGTAGTGGAGAGGGTGATGCCGCAGATCATGTGTCCGGCATGGCCAACGCACGCAACCGTACAACAGGATCGGGTTCATCCCCTCAGGCAGGTGACCCATGCTGACTAACGAATCCATGCGCCTGAACAAATACATCAGCGAGAGCGGTATCTGCTCGCGCCGCGAGGCCGACCGCTTTATCGAGCAGGGCCACGTCTTTATCAACGGCAAGCGCGCCGGGATTGGCGATCAGGTACAGGTTGGCGATCTGGTGAAGGTGAACGGTCAGGTGATCGAGCCGCGCGAGGCGGACAGTCTGGTCTTTATCGCCCTCAACAAGCCGGTGGGCATCGTCAGTACCACAGAGGCGGGCGAGAAGGACAACATCGTCGATTTCGTCAACCACAGCACCCGGGTCTTCCCCATCGGGCGTCTCGACAAGGATTCGCAGGGGCTGATTTTCCTCACCAACCACGGCGATCTGGTCAACAAGATCCTGCGGGCGGGCAACGATCACGAGAAAGAGTATCTGGTGACCGTCGACAAGCCGGTGACCGACGAGTTTGTGCGCGGCATGGCGGCCGGGGTGCCGATCCTTGGTACTGTGACCAAGAAGTGCAAGGTGAAGAAAGAGGCGCCGTTCGTCTTTCGCATCACGCTCGTGCAGGGGCTGAACCGCCAGATCCGCCGCATGTGCGAGCACTTCGGTTTTGAAGTGACCAAGCTCGAGCGCATCCGCATCATGAACGTCAGCCTAAAGGGGCTGCCGGTGGGCGAGTGGCGCGATCTGACCGACGACGAGCTGATCGATCTGTTCAAGCTGATTGAGGACTCCTCCTCCGAGGTGAAACCGGCCAAAGGTGACAAACCCAAGGCAGCCAAGGCCCCTGCGGCGCCAAGCGCCAAACCGGGGCAGGGCAAGAAGCCGCGCCGCGATGATGATCACGAGATTGGCGGTCGCCCCAATGTGCCGGGCCCGGAAGCCTTCGAGAAGAAGCCTCCGGTGGGCAAGGTGGGCGCGGGCAAAGGGGCGGCCAATAAGGGCGGCGCTGGCAAAAGCAGTGCAGGCAAAGGCGCCCCCAACAAGGGTGGCAAACCGGCCGCAGGCAAGCCGCGCACCGCTAACGTCGGGCGGCAAAAGAAGGGGCGCTGAGTTTTCCCCCTGAGCAGCGTCAGCCTTATCTTCTTATCCGCAACACACCGGCCTCAGGCCGGTGTGTTGCGTTGAGCGGCTCTGATCGCCCGCGGCGATGAGGTGATGGGGCCGCAGTGAGTGGCTGTATGGGGGAAACTGACGCCGGAAAAAGCGCAACAAAACGCGGGATTGGATCAGTGATCCTTCCCCTCTGCCAGCTTGCGCTCGTAGTCATTTTTCACGATGGTCAGCGCTGCCAGCACCAGCTCGGGGGCCAGCTGGTTTGTTTCCAACAGTTCGATCAGATCCACCGCGAGTTTCACCTCGGGCGGGGCAGTGTCCAGTGACATGGGCAGTTTCCGGTTGCGGGAATAAGGGGCGAGTATACAGGGACGCCGCCGTTGGCTGAAAGCGCCCCGCTGTGTCGGGGAGGGGGATCAGCAAGGTCAGAGGTGCTGACGCATCTCCTTGTCGATCTCCTCGCGCAGGGCAATCAGCTTTTTGGCGTACTGCTGTAACTGCAGATCGCTCTCGCTCACCGGTTGCCACTGAGGCACCGGGGTCGGTTTGCCCTGCTCATCCATCGCCACAAAGATGATAATGCAGTGGGTGGTCTTGTGGCGTTCGGTCTCGGTGGGGTGGCGGCTGTAGACATCCACCGCCAGATGCATGCTGGTGGTGCCGGTGTGGATGACCTGAGCGTGCACCTCAACCAGCTGCCCAATCTGGATGGGGCGCAAAAAACGGATCCCCCCCACATAGACGGTCACCGCATAGCCGCCACACCAGCCGGCGGCGCAGGCGTAGCCCGCCTGATCGATCCACTTCATCACCATACCGCCGTGTACCTTGCCGCCGAAGTTGACGTCAGAAGGCTCGGCCAAAAATTGCAGGGTCAGTTCGCGGGGTGAGGCCATGGGTCCTCCTTGGTTTGGCGTCATTGCCGGTAGCTCTTGCGATAGGCATCTGCCTGTTGGCAGGGGGCCAGGTTGTTGAGATCGGGCCGCTTGTTACCTTCGCGCTGGCCGAAGCTGGCGAACTCCTGCTGGCATTTGCCGGTCTTGCCGCCCGCCTTGACGCAGGCATCGATCCGCTGCTGCTTGCCCTGTTCGACCAACTGCTGCTGGGCCTGCTGGCAGGCGGCATCCAGCTTGGCTTGCTGGGTAGAGCGATCGAGCTCGCTGGCGGCATTGGCGGGGCCGCACAGCAGGGCCAGGCCGAGGGGGATCCATGGGGTGAGGGTACGCATCCGGTTGCTCCTTGTTGACCTGTTTCAGGTATACCGCGAATGGCGGCAGGATGCACTGAGGCCGGCGCAATAATGGGGGCCCATTCACTGTTGGTTCATGAGTCTGGCGCCAGCATGGGCCGAACAATAGCGAGGTGTCACCATGAAACAGATACTGGAACAGTTGCTGGGGGCTGGCAAAGGCTGGCTCAACGACGGGGGCGACAAGCGCAAGGGGCAGATGCAGGGGGCGCTGGCCGGTGGCGCGCTGGGTCTGCTGCTGGGCAATAAAAAAGTACGCAAATATGGCGGCACAGCGGCTGCCGTGGGCGGCGCTGCGGCCCTTGGCGGGTTGGCCTTCAAGCTCTATCAGGATTGGCAGGCCCAGCAGTCGGCCCCAGCCCAGCCCACCCATCCCGTTAGTACGCTGGAAGGCAATGCGCTGGATGCCCGCGCCGCTCTGCTGGTACGCGCCATGGTGGCGGCAGCCCGGGCCGACGGCCATATCGATGGCGCCGAGCGCCAGAAAATTCAGGAGTACCTGACCGAACAGGGCCAGAGCGATGCCGCCCGCTGGATTGACGCCGAGCTGGCTCGCCCGCTCGATCCCCACGCACTGGCGCGGGAAGTGACCGATATGGAGCTAGCCACCGAGGTCTATCTCGCCTCCCTGCTCGCCATCGAGGTGGATCACTTTATGGAGCGCGGTTATCTCGACGAGCTGGCCCGTGCCCTCAAGCTTGATGACAACCTCAAAGGCAGCATAGAGCGGCAGGTGGCCCAACTTAACGCTCCAGCCTGATACCGCCTGCAGCCATGGAAATCGAGTTGAGCTATCGGGAGATAAAGCACAGCCTGCAACCGCACCGGTTGACCCTGCGCAGCCAGATGGTAAAGATGGCGGCGAGCCTGAAGGGGGACACAGCGAGTCGGCCGGTTCACATGGCGTCGGTTTATCTCATCCATGATGAGCGGCATGCCGTACATGTCACCGGGGGCTATCCCGAAGCGAGTGGCGGAGCGGAATAAGCAGGCGGGAACGTTTGTCTTACCGGATCGGAGGGCGCGACGTTACCTCTGCTTCGTGAAGCCAAGGCCACAGAAGTAAAGTGTGATAAAAGCCAATAAAAACAATGCCAGTCAGGCTTAACTGACAGGCATTACCATCAATTGACAGCCCCTTTCTCTTGATGACGGCGATGCAGGTAATGGTTAAGCGGGATCAGGGATAGATGCTGACCTCAATCAGGTTCTGATCCGGGTCGAGGAAATAGACGGATTCTATCGTTCCGCAAGCCCCGCTTTTGGTCACCGGCCCCTCGACAATCTCCACCCCGTAGCAGGCAAGTTGAGCCATTACCTGCTCCAGCGGCCAGCGGGTGATCAGGCAGACATCTCCCGACCCCACCTGCGCCCGATTGCGCGGCTCCTGCCCCAACAGTTGCAGATTGATCTTCTGGTTGCCAAAACCCACCGCCCGGCGCCCCGCACCGAAGGTGATGGCCTCCATATTGAGCACCGAGCTGTAAAACGCCACGGCCCGTTCGATATCGCTGACCGTCAATACCAGATGGTCGATATGGCTGATCATGGTTACCTCCTGGTGGTGATCTGGCTGATGTGACCGACATATACCCGCAAACATCCGACTGCTGCCGCCACGGCGGGCAACCCCATCATACCCGGCAAGGGAGAGCCCATTTGTGCCGTGGCGCGCAAAGAGGGCGCAAATGGTGATGTAATTTTTAAGGGGTGTTCAGTTGGGCGTTGTGATGGCTGCTATTGTCGCGTTCGGCTAACTCTTCACTGGCGTTAATGCTTCTGGAGTCATCACAATGAGCGGGATGGCCAGCGCCTGACTCAACCGCTCCGCCAGTTCGTAGGCAGGGCCGATGGTGTCGTAGTCTGCCACACAGGTTGCCAAGGCACAGCCGCTGCTCTCTTCGACTCGCAGGTAAACGCTGTAGCCTTGAACGGTCAGACCGCTGTCACGCACCACCTGTATCTCACCTTCCTGATTGATGGCCTCCAGTTCAACCGCTACCGGTTTCTTGAACATCTGTACTCCTCAGTCACTGCAGATAGTGGCAGTAATAAAGTCCAGCTGGGCGTAAGAAAAAAATTATGCTGCCACATCTTGAATCTGTGAGCCACGTGAAAAAATTAATAATACGGGCTCCATAACCAAACATGCCACCGATAATAACATGCTGATTTAGATGAAAAAATGATATTATCTCTTTCTTCTATAGACAATGTTCGAGGCTCGTGCGTGATGCAACAATGCGGTATTTATGAACAACTCATGACTCAACTGCTGACATCTCGACTCGACCGCGAGCGCTTTTACATAGGGGAACGCCAGCTTGAACCTGCCGAAGCGGCAGTCTGGTTATCCAGATTTCTGAGCCGGGTTTTGGAATATGCGGTGGGTTCGGTCACTGGAGAGGAGCAGCTGCAACGGCAGATTGAGCTGGCTAACCAGTTATTGCTTTGGCTAAAGGATCGCACCCAAGACCCAGACTTTATTGGCGAGAACCTCATCGATAGTCAGGGAAAAATTCTGACAGCGCTCTACCAGTTGGATAACCCCATCTCCGCCAATTTAAAGCAATATGCCGAGGATATTTTCCCTCTGACCGGTCTAACGCAAAGTGAGCTGTTCTGCGGCAGCAATGCGGGTTTGTCGATGGAGTCGGAGATTAAACGGGAGATATTATCGGCAGATAGCATCTGCTGGCTGGTCTCATTTATCAAATGGGCAGGTATCCGTATTTTCCGTCATGAGCTGGAAGAGTTCACCCACAGCGGCCGCAAATTAAAAGTAATTACTACCTCTTATATGGGGGCAACCGACGCCAAGGCAGTTGAATTTTTAGCCAGCCTCCCAAATACCGAAGTCAAACTCAGCTATAACACCCAGCGCGAGCGGTTGCATGCCAAGAGCTATCTCTTTTGCCGAAATACCGGCTTTCATACCGGCTATATAGGTTCCTCCAATCTCTCTCACTCTGCCCTCACCAGTGGTTTGGAGTGGAACCTAAAAATCACCTCGCAAGAGATCCCGCATATTATCGAGAAATCCCTGAGTACCTTTGAAACCTATTGGGAATCCGATGATTTTGAGCTGTTTGATGGCAAGCTGGAAAGCCGTACAAAATTGCAGCATGCGCTGCAAGAGGCCCGTGGCGATGGGGACAAAAATAGCACTGCCTATTTCTTTGATATCACGCCGTTCCCCCATCAACAGGAGATCCTTGAGCAATTGGCGATGGAGCGCGCTTTACACCAGCGCTTTCGTAACTTGGTGGTAGCGGCTACCGGTACAGGAAAAACTCTGATCTCCGCCTTTGATTTCGCGCGTTTTTTGAAAACCAAACCCGATGCCAAGTTTCTGTTTGTCGCCCACAAAGAGGAGATCTTGCGCCAAGCATTGGCCTCATACCGCGGTGTGCTCAAGCAATCCAATTTTGGCGAACTCTTGGTCGGCGGCGCCGTGCCAACCCACTACCGTCAACTATTTGCCTCAGTGCAATCCTTGAATAACCAGCTGGCTAATTTGCGTCTTAGCCCAGACTATTTCGATTACATCGTCATTGATGAGGTTCACCATATTGCGGCGGCCAGTTATCGCGGTCTGCTCGCCGCCTTTGAACCTCACATTCTGTTGGGATTAACCGCAACGCCAGAGCGCCATGATGGCGGTGATATTCTCGCTGACTTTTGTGGTGTGATCGCCGCTGAAATCCGCTTGCCAGAGGCCATCAATCGTCGCCATCTCTGCCCATTCCAATATTTTGGT
It encodes the following:
- a CDS encoding tellurite resistance TerB family protein; protein product: MKQILEQLLGAGKGWLNDGGDKRKGQMQGALAGGALGLLLGNKKVRKYGGTAAAVGGAAALGGLAFKLYQDWQAQQSAPAQPTHPVSTLEGNALDARAALLVRAMVAAARADGHIDGAERQKIQEYLTEQGQSDAARWIDAELARPLDPHALAREVTDMELATEVYLASLLAIEVDHFMERGYLDELARALKLDDNLKGSIERQVAQLNAPA
- the queE gene encoding 7-carboxy-7-deazaguanine synthase QueE; amino-acid sequence: MHYPINEIFQTIQGEGIFTGLPAIFVRLQGCPVGCPWCDTRHTWVVDPAREVGKEAVLDRANESDCWSTLSTTQIIKSFSDLGYQARHVVITGGEPCLYDLHELSSALLAAGYQVQIETSGTSEIKTHEQTWVTVSPKIGMKGGLPVLVSALARANEIKHPVATEHHIEELDALLATATLRPDVVIALQPISQKPRATQLAMDTCIARNWRLSIQTHKYLDID
- the queC gene encoding 7-cyano-7-deazaguanine synthase QueC, producing the protein MKKAVVVFSGGQDSTTCLVQALAQYDEVHAITFDYGQRHRQEIDTARRLGRALGIAAHKVMDVTLLNELAVSALTREDIPVSCELQDNGLPNTFVPGRNILFLTLASIYAYQVGAEAVITGVCETDFSGYPDCRDEFVKALNQAVSLGLDRGIRFETPLMWLDKAETWALADHYGHLDTVRQQTLTCYNGIAGDGCGTCPACELRSRGLNNYLADKAGILTRLFEKTGLGEKSAE
- a CDS encoding cob(I)yrinic acid a,c-diamide adenosyltransferase, translating into MRIYTRQGDKGMTRLADGISLPKDHLRVETYGYIDELNSHIGLLMCDVPSQEVGLLADLQLLQQELFDLGGELAFSSDAQNESIWQVNAAWTTRLEQQIDRYSEPLPPLRQFILPGGARAAAQAHVVRTLVRHCERLLLTLSREERINPEVLPYLNRMSDWFFTVARYLICVAEAREVLWVKAADRPQSTL
- the rsmS gene encoding pleiotropic regulatory protein RsmS yields the protein MSLDTAPPEVKLAVDLIELLETNQLAPELVLAALTIVKNDYERKLAEGKDH
- a CDS encoding DUF3820 family protein, with the translated sequence MDWLSDQQVLLTLTNKMLYGKYQGRRIIDIPEPYLVWMARSVFPAGKLGQTLALAYEIKLNGLESMIIPIINRMSV
- the rluF gene encoding 23S rRNA pseudouridine(2604) synthase RluF — protein: MLTNESMRLNKYISESGICSRREADRFIEQGHVFINGKRAGIGDQVQVGDLVKVNGQVIEPREADSLVFIALNKPVGIVSTTEAGEKDNIVDFVNHSTRVFPIGRLDKDSQGLIFLTNHGDLVNKILRAGNDHEKEYLVTVDKPVTDEFVRGMAAGVPILGTVTKKCKVKKEAPFVFRITLVQGLNRQIRRMCEHFGFEVTKLERIRIMNVSLKGLPVGEWRDLTDDELIDLFKLIEDSSSEVKPAKGDKPKAAKAPAAPSAKPGQGKKPRRDDDHEIGGRPNVPGPEAFEKKPPVGKVGAGKGAANKGGAGKSSAGKGAPNKGGKPAAGKPRTANVGRQKKGR
- a CDS encoding acyl-CoA thioesterase, with protein sequence MASPRELTLQFLAEPSDVNFGGKVHGGMVMKWIDQAGYACAAGWCGGYAVTVYVGGIRFLRPIQIGQLVEVHAQVIHTGTTSMHLAVDVYSRHPTETERHKTTHCIIIFVAMDEQGKPTPVPQWQPVSESDLQLQQYAKKLIALREEIDKEMRQHL
- a CDS encoding VOC family protein; translation: MISHIDHLVLTVSDIERAVAFYSSVLNMEAITFGAGRRAVGFGNQKINLQLLGQEPRNRAQVGSGDVCLITRWPLEQVMAQLACYGVEIVEGPVTKSGACGTIESVYFLDPDQNLIEVSIYP